The following DNA comes from Odocoileus virginianus isolate 20LAN1187 ecotype Illinois chromosome 26, Ovbor_1.2, whole genome shotgun sequence.
CACTCAGGCCTGGGCCTTGCGTAGGCAGGGAGGCCTCCTCTCGCCTGGCTCTTGGTTGACCCACCTGCCTGCCCCTCTGGTTGGAGCGAGGGTGTATGAGGACATCTGGCACGGTGCTTGGCATCCTGCAGGCTCACCGTCACTCTGGGGGCCTGCAGCCGTACCACTCCCCACCGTCCTGGCCATACTGGCCTCCCTGCTTCTGGAAACTTCTCCCTGTGATTCATCACCTGTGCTTCCTGAGTCATTTTCCCTTCAACCCTTGCCTCCTGTAATGGCCTGTGGGCTCCCAGAAGCCATGAGTTGGTCTGTCTCGCTCACGTCTGAGTTTTGCATTCAAGTCACACAAGGCCTGGCTGGTGGTGGGTATGGGGTGTGCATGTGCTGCTGGCTCGGTGGAGGCGGACGAGACGTGTGTATGGGGGAAGAGACCTGACGAGCCCTTTCCCAAGCTCCTGAGGGGAATCCCAGGCGCAGCCACGGTCAGCCCCATATACTTGAGGAAACACTTGAGGGTGAAACAGGTTCAAGCTCCACACCCCAGAAGTGGCTTTATCTGTGTTGCCCAGTCTCCTCCGGCTAGAGAGGTGCTGTCTGGGAGTGGGTGTGGTGTGGGTTGCTGGTCCTGGGTAGGGCCGAGAGGCCCTGGATTTTGACTGGCTTtatttaggttctttttttttggccgtgtgcggtatgtgggatcttcgttccctgactagggattgaatccatgcctccGGTAGCggaagtgtggagtctcagccactggagcATTGACTGGCTTTCTGTCAGGTTTGGCACAGTGATCGCCATTGGGGTGACCCTCTTTGTGATCGCCGTGGTCACCGTCATCGTCTGCTGCacctgctcctgctgctgtttGTACAAGATGTGCCGCCGACCGAGTCGTAAGCATCTCCCCTCTGCCCCACAGTGACCCCTTGGGGTCAGGTACAGaccctgggtggtggtggtgggtttaCCAGGGCCCTGACTGGCCTGAGCTGGAGGGAGCGGTGGCCAGCCTGGCGGTCCTGACTGGGGCTTTCTTTGCAGCGGTTGTGACCACCACCACGGCCACCACGGTGGTGCACACCCCTTACTTGCAACCGCCCAGCTACCCTGGACCAACATACCAGGGCTACCACTCCGTGGTCCCCCAGCCGGGGATGCCAACAGCACCCTACCCGACCCAGCCCATGGGCCCCCCCGCCTACCACGAGACGATGGCTGGTGAGTATGCCTGCCGACTCCCGCCGTGCCTGACCCCCTGCAGCCATGACCACAGCTAACTGGTGTCCTCTCCGTTTTCAGGAGGTGCAGCCCTGCCCTACCCTGCCAGTCAGCCTCCTTATAATCCGGCCTACATGGAGCCCCCGAAGGCAGTCCCCTGAGCACGCCCTGGCATCTCTGGCTACCAGCTGATCTGtcctgtgtgtgtgaatgggtgTGCGGGTGCGGGCCTCTTCTCCCCGGACGTGGTGTGTGTGTCCCGTTTGTACCTGAGGCTTCTGGTGATGGCGATGACGGGTGCGGGAAGCAGTCCATGTCAGAGTTGCTGGGACCATGCTGTGCTCCCCTCCTCACTTGAGATCATGCTGCCCGGAACCCCACAGAACAGTTCTTTTCCAGCCACCCCAGCGAGACCTGGGGCCGGAGCAGGGATGCTTGTCGTGCTAGGACAGCACAGCTTTTGTGCGGGCAGGATGCACCTGTCCTCCGGTTTCTGTAGCAGGACTAGCCGTGGCACGAGGCCAGGGCTTGTCCCCAGGTTTGTCTTTGAAGCACCAGAGCCACGGTGCGGGCTAGTGGGTGAGGCTGAGGACCTGGCTGCAGGTGGGTCTCGACCTTTCCCGTGGCTCCTGCAGCCTGGGCTGTGCCCTGTGGAGGGTGGGTGGCCACCTGATTATCTGAACGCCTCAGGTGGAGCCCCACCCTTCCTGAAAACTATCTTCCTGGATCCTTCTTGCACCCTTCCTGGGACCACCTGGAGACCCCCACTTACCCATGGTTCTGGTTGCCCCGGTTGGCCCTGGCCCCTTTCACAGGTGAACAGGGCAGCCTCTGACCACTTATCCACTCAGGTGTCCTCCCTGCAGTGTTTTTACTTTTAGCTAAATATTCTACCTTGTTTTGTGTTTCAAAATGTGTATAATGGTTGCTGTGAGGCTGAAACCGTTGGGTCCTAGAGGGAGACTTCCCCAGAGAGGAGAGGGACTCAAGAGTCCCTGCTTCCCCATCACCAGCCTCACATACTACCCGGCTGCTGGACCCCAGGCCTAGGTATGTCCTGGCAGCGGGGACACCTGGGCCAAGGTGTCGTCTGGACCAAAGGTGGAGGGGACCCTGAGGGGGCTCCTGTGACCTAGACACATACCTCGGTGTTCCCCACCCCTCTGTTCGTGTCTTACCACGTCGTAGGTCGGGACCTCTTAATGTGTTTTGGAGTCTCGGGTCTGCACCCTTGTTTGTAATAAATGCAGATATTTCAAGCTGTTGCCTCCTTTCATTGTAGCCCTGGCTGCTGGGATTGGGGGTGAGGCTAGCTATCATTTCCCTCCAGTATTTGAAGTTCACGGTCTCCTACTTCTCTTGGACTCAGAAGTCTGACCGTCCTGGTAGGAAGGGTGCTGGACAAAGACTGCCATTTTCTGTGCCCCTGGCCCCAGGTCTCTGAGTGTGGGCAAGAGGCTGTAAGGCCATCACGGAGGGtagaggtgagtgatcactcagTGCTGTGGGGGTTTTTTATTAGTCAGACTTCCCTTCCTGGCCTACTGCCCGGGTATGGCCAGTGACAGCCCATACAGCGTGGCTACCGCCAAAGTCAGGAAGGCCAGCAGGCCCAGGGGGGCCAGCAGCCCCTCCCCGGGTGGGGCTCCAGGGTGCTTCACTGGGGAAGAGGTTGGCCTGGGGCTCCTGTCTCCACGAAGGTTGGGGCCGGTGTCGCTGGCTCTGGCCAGGGGCACTGTGGCTGTGACAGCAGATGGCCTTGGGTCGGTTCGAGTAGAGGTTGTGACCACGTACATTGGCTTGATGGTACTGAAGGGCTTGGCATGAGCATCCACCCACCGTAGCAGGGCCCGCGGCCTCCACTGACAGACGCTCAGCAGGGCGAGCACGTCTCCCTCGGCAGTGTGCGAGTCTGGCGGGGCCTGCCCGTACAGGCGTGTGTAGATGTTGCCCAGGCTGTAGCTCTTCCTTGGGCCGTGCTCCGAGGAGCTGCCAGCCGGCTCCAGGGCCTTCAGGGCAGCGATGCTGTCCACACAGAAGGCGTCGTCCAGAGCACTGGCCAGGCCCAGCAGCGCCAGCTCAGCCCGGAGCAGGGGGAAGTCGTAGCGGTCACCATTGTGGGCCACGAGGCACCAGGGCTGTGGCTGGCGCTGCAGGAAGGCGCGGATCAGGTTGACCAGGTCGGCGTCAAAGGCCCGACGCCCGTGGGCAGCCAGCACTGCGGTGCTCAGGCCCGTGATCTCGCTGGCCGCGGGGCTGCACACCTTCCCTGGAGCCACGCACAGGGAGAGCTTGTCCAGCACCCGGGGCGGTGGAGGCGCTGTTGGCGCAGGCCCCTGAGGGGCGGAAAGGCCCTCCAGGGCATATCTGTGGACGGCCAGCAGGCACAGCTCAGTGATCTTGGGCTGGGAGAAGGGCAGGCCGGTGGCCTCCAGGTCCAGGAAGATGAGGGTCTGCACAggccctgggggcagggcccGCGAGCCCATGGTGGGTGTCCGCCGCTGAGCCTGCGGAGGAgcagggggttggggtgggagggtgagTGCCCGCTGACGGGCAGTAGGGCGGGTGGGGTGGGAACACCTCTCTGGCCTTCCCTGCCCCATTAGGGCCTGTTGCTGAGCTCCAGCACCCACTTTCAGGCAGGAAGACAGAGAAGGTAGGATGGCTTCTTTAGTGGGACCCGCTCACTCGGCTGTTCAGGTGCAGGCTCAGCTCCTCCCCTGGTGGCCTCTTAGTGTGGGGGGTACCCACGGCCCTCCCACCCTGCCTCATTCCCTTGGGGGTTCTCACTTACCGAGGAGCCGGCAGGCAGCAATGACTCAGGGTGCACACTCTGCCTGGTTCTTGCTGCCGGCAGCAGCAGTGGCGGGAAGTGAAACTTGGTCTGAGCCCGCCCAAGGGCTGGTGTGAGCATGGCCCGCCCCGCTTGTCAGCTGGCTTGGGCTATCCCTCCTACCAGCACCCGTCCGTCCCCAGGCACCCGCAGGGCTGCCCCAAAGGCCTCAGATCTCTGGCTGTAGGCCCACTGGCTAGCACGGTGCACCGGGGCTCTCGCACGCTCATGGTGGGAGGACCAGGCTATTGGGGGAGGCTGGCTCCATGACTCGGCCTGCCGGGAGACCCCCTGCCGTGGCCATTTTTCACCCAGTCCATGGCCCCACtttcccaggcctccctggtTTAGGCCTGGGCTGAGGGCTGCCTCCACCCCTGCGCACAATGGTTTCTTCCTGCGGCCTCAGGAGAGAGGGATGACTCAGGGCAAATCCACAAGCGGGCAGGGCTCCTTCCCCAGGGCAGATTCATCCCCGCGGTGCGGCAAGGCCCAGCAGGGATCTCAGCCTTTCCCGGGTCCCCCTCCTCTGGCGTTCCCGCTCTGCCGacgctgagcaaactcaggaaacAGAAGGCTGGCGCGTTCTCAGCCAGTCAGTGGTTTTAatcagaggagggaaggaagggcgGGAGTGGCTCTGGTGCCACCGTGTGGCCGGTGCTCACAGGCCTCAGTTACAGTCCATCTCAGGCTCATCCACATCGGTCTCCACAGCACAGAGATCCTCCAGGGCCGCCTCTGAGGCAAAAACCAGAAAGTTCTGTGGTGACGGCCCAAAGGCGCCGGGACTGGGGGTGGCCCCACCACTCCGCCCGCCCCCCAGGCCCACAGGAACTAACCAGTCCCTTCCACGCCCAGACCTCGCTCCCTCAGCTACTGCAAGCAAAGTGACACAAAGGCAGTTCAGACAGGGATGCTTCTGGAAAAGCCGTGGCTCTGCCAGGCTGACTCAGTAGATACGAGCCAAAGGCAGGCTGATATACTGAGAGGAGCCAGagcaggaaggaaagggtggCCCGGTGCCGGCAAAGGCTGTGTGGATGGCGGGCCGCTGACTTAAGGCCAGGGGGTCTGACTGGCCCAGGGACTTCAGGGCCGACCCCgcgtgggggctggggtggggggttggggccCTCCCGCGGGCTCACCTTCACAGTCGGTTACGTCAGGAAGCCCTCGAATCAGCGTGCTGACGCCGGGCATGACCTGGTCGTACTGGTGCAGGACCTCCACGCAGTGCACCGTGAAGAGCTTGTCCTTCTGGGACAGGCCGTGCAGCAGGAGCACTGTGTCCCGCAGACACCGCACTGTGCGCCTCTGCCGCTCAGTCCTCGGGGGCCCCCCTGTCCGCCGCACCGTCAGCCACTGTCTGTGCAGCATCACTGTGAGTGCTCTGACCACCTGCGGGAGGGCACGGGCGGAGGTCAGGGCATGTGGTCTCTGCACCTGGACCACTGGCTTGGCAGGGCGGCCCCAGTCCTAGCCTTCCCCCAGGGTGAGGAGGGTTCTGAGCGGTGGCACCAGGGTCCAGCCCTGATGAAGGAGCA
Coding sequences within:
- the SHISA5 gene encoding protein shisa-5 isoform X1, with the protein product MAAPAPAPRILLLLLLLLPAPEGAHSQLCMTSRGRKVDPWVCPVFCCGSCHDQYCCSDVLKQVVWMGEDCRSPEASVLTDEFDSRFNNDPMPKFGTVIAIGVTLFVIAVVTVIVCCTCSCCCLYKMCRRPSPVVTTTTATTVVHTPYLQPPSYPGPTYQGYHSVVPQPGMPTAPYPTQPMGPPAYHETMAGGAALPYPASQPPYNPAYMEPPKAVP
- the TREX1 gene encoding three-prime repair exonuclease 1, with amino-acid sequence MLTPALGRAQTKFHFPPLLLPAARTRQSVHPESLLPAGSSAQRRTPTMGSRALPPGPVQTLIFLDLEATGLPFSQPKITELCLLAVHRYALEGLSAPQGPAPTAPPPPRVLDKLSLCVAPGKVCSPAASEITGLSTAVLAAHGRRAFDADLVNLIRAFLQRQPQPWCLVAHNGDRYDFPLLRAELALLGLASALDDAFCVDSIAALKALEPAGSSSEHGPRKSYSLGNIYTRLYGQAPPDSHTAEGDVLALLSVCQWRPRALLRWVDAHAKPFSTIKPMYVVTTSTRTDPRPSAVTATVPLARASDTGPNLRGDRSPRPTSSPVKHPGAPPGEGLLAPLGLLAFLTLAVATLYGLSLAIPGQ
- the SHISA5 gene encoding protein shisa-5 isoform X2 gives rise to the protein MAAPAPAPRILLLLLLLLPAPEGAHSQLCMTSRGRKVDPWVCPVFCCGSCHDQYCCSDVLKQVVWMGEDCRSPEARFGTVIAIGVTLFVIAVVTVIVCCTCSCCCLYKMCRRPSPVVTTTTATTVVHTPYLQPPSYPGPTYQGYHSVVPQPGMPTAPYPTQPMGPPAYHETMAGGAALPYPASQPPYNPAYMEPPKAVP